In a single window of the Grus americana isolate bGruAme1 chromosome 31, bGruAme1.mat, whole genome shotgun sequence genome:
- the WNT1 gene encoding proto-oncogene Wnt-1, which yields MRAAALGLALRALWALALSSLSNTLAVNNSGRWWGIINVASSTNLLTDSKNVQLVLDPSLQLLSRKQRKLIRQNPGILHSVSSGLQTAIKECKWQFRNRRWNCPTSQGPNIFGKIVNRGCRETAFIFAITSAGVTHSVARSCSEGSIESCTCDYRRRGPGGPDWHWGGCSDNIDFGRLFGREFVDSSEKGRDLRFLMNLHNNEAGRMTVFSEMRQECKCHGMSGSCTVRTCWMRLPTFRAVGDVLKDRFDGASRVIYGNKGSNRASRVELHHLEPENPAHKPPSPHDLVYFEKSPNFCTYSGKTGTAGTAGRFCNSSSPGLDGCELLCCGRGYRTRTQRITERCNCTFHWCCHVSCLNCTNTQVLHECL from the exons ATGCGAGCTGCCGCGCTGGGGCTGGCGCTCCGGGCGCTCTGGGCTCtggccctctcctccctctccaacACCCTGGCCGTGAACAACAGCGGGCGGTGGTG gggCATCATCAACGTGGCCTCGTCCACCAACCTGCTGACTGACTCCAAGAACGTGCAGCTGGTGCTGgaccccagcctgcagctgctgagccGCAAGCAGCGCAAGCTGATCCGCCAGAACCCCGGCATCCTGCACAGCGTCAGCTCCGGCCTCCAGACTGCCATCAAGGAGTGCAAGTGGCAGTTCCGCAACCGCCGCTGGAACTGCCCAACCTCCCAGGGCCCCAACATCTTCGGCAAAATCGTCAACCGGG gctgtcgGGAGACGGCGTTCATCTTTGCCATCACCAGCGCCGGTGTGACGCACTCGGTGGCCCGGTCCTGCTCGGAGGGCTCCATCGAGTCCTGCACCTGCGACTACCGGCGCCGCGGCCCCGGGGGGCCTGACTGGcactgggggggctgcagcgaCAACATTGACTTCGGGCGCCTCTTTGGGAGGGAGTTTGTGGACTCCAGTGAGAAGGGCCGTGACCTGCGCTTCCTCATGAACCTGCACAACAACGAGGCCGGGCGCATG ACAGTCTTCTCGGAGATGCGCCAGGAGTGCAAGTGCCACGGCATGTCGGGCTCCTGCACCGTCCGCACATGCTGGATGCGGCTGCCCACATTCCGCGCTGTGGGCGACGTCCTGAAGGACCGTTTCGATGGCGCCTCCCGCGTCATCTACGGCAACAAGGGCAGCAACCGGGCGTCGCGGGTGGAGCTGCATCACCTGGAGCCTGAGAACCCGGCCCACAAACCCCCCTCGCCCCATGACCTTGTCTACTTCGAGAAGTCACCCAATTTCTGCACCTACAGTGGGAAGACGGGGACGGCGGGCACGGCCGGGCGCTTCTGCAACAGCTCCTCGCCGGGGCTGGATGGGTGCGAGCTGCTGTGCTGCGGGCGCGGGTACCGTACGCGCACCCAGCGCATCACTGAGCGCTGCAACTGCACCTTCCACTGGTGCTGCCACGTCAGCTGCCTGAACTGCACCAACACGCAGGTGCTGCACGAGTGCCTGTGA
- the DDN gene encoding dendrin isoform X2 — protein sequence MLGGPERGAGRLRICERTKLLLVEIDTVACCSPATSMAAGCRPEPPWTYRRIAGEYLEKRFVAELAPPWPPAPPAPPCRLQDFATPPPSGREIRPQTPTARSPPGQLEGTGASGPRGWHPPCTPRPLLPGGRPSPPSYEAHMQRVQAAHARRGGPPPYISPPAYNAPHRTLQLRPPRGPRSPPPAPRGRRALRGGWSHTLPRAATEAGHRQHPGMQPSLGGPGAPRHSQTLPRAAAGRERVPGHGRGRRGMGGHVLIDATRVVVRAQYVPPPQRQQVRYAGGSPGPAAPPSSPPAPPKAATPPTAPSPPQESRGSPRSPWRSPGGCGGPRGHAPPRRPALYAQALREAVSRIRRHTAPDSDSEAEGGAGGPRWRRCPDACTYSSSSSSLESAGAPRGAASPSRA from the exons ATGCTGGGTGGTCCggagcggggcgcggggcgCCTGCGGATCTGCGAGCGGAccaagctgctgctggtggagatCGACACGGTGGCGTGTTGCAGCCCGGCTACCAGCATGGCTGCGGGGTGCCGGCCCGAGCCCCCCTGGACCTACCGCCGCATCGCTGGGGA GTACCTGGAGAAGCGCTTCGTGGCGGAGCTGGCCCCCCCCTGGCCCCCGgcaccccctgctcccccctgcCGCCTGCAGGACTTCGCCACCCCGCCCCCCTCAGGGCGTGAGATCCGGCCCCAGACGCCcactgcccgcagccccccaggacAGCTCGAGGGGACAGGGGCCAGCGGACCCCGGGGCTGGCACCCCCCCTGTACACCCCGTCCCCTGCTGCCGGGGGGCAGGCCGAGCCCCCCCAGCTACGAGGCCCACATGCAGCGGGTGCAGGCGGCCCATGCCCGCCGGGGGGGGCCGCCCCCCTACATCTCACCCCCTGCCTACAACGCTCCCCACCGCACCCTGCAGCTCCGGCCCCCCCGGGGAccacgcagcccccccccggccccccggggCCGCAGAGCTTTGCGGGGGGGCTGGAGCCACACGCTGCCCCGGGCGGCCACCGAGGCTGGGCACCGGCAGCACCCCGGGATGCAGCCGTCCTTGGGGGGGCCCGGCGCCCCCCGGCACAGCCAGACCCTGCCCCGTGCGGCAGCCGGCCGGGAGCGGGTCCCGGGGCACGGCAGGGGCCGGCGGGGTATGGGGGGGCACGTCCTCATCGATGCTACCCGCGTGGTGGTCCGGGCCCAGTACGTCCCCCCACCACAGCGGCAGCAGGTCCGCTACGccggggggtccccagggcccGCCGCACCCCCGAGCAGCCCCCCTGCGCCTCCCAAGGCCGCCACCCCCCCGACAGCACCTTCGCCCCCCCAGGAGTCCCGTGGCAGCCCCCGCAGTCCATGGCGGAGCCCGGGTGGCTGTGGGGGTCCCCGGGGCCACGCACCCCCGCGGAGGCCGGCGCTCTACGCCCAGGCGCTGCGCGAGGCCGTGTCCCGCATCCGGCGGCACACGGCACCCGACTCCGACTCGGAGGCGgaggggggtgcgggggggccCCGGTGGCGGCGCTGCCCCGACGCTTGCacctacagcagcagcagcagcagcctggagagcGCCGGAGCCCCCCGGGGGGCTGCCAGCCCCTCCCgtgcctga
- the DDN gene encoding dendrin isoform X1 yields MLGGPERGAGRLRICERTKLLLVEIDTVACCSPATSMAAGCRPEPPWTYRRIAGEYTYLEKRFVAELAPPWPPAPPAPPCRLQDFATPPPSGREIRPQTPTARSPPGQLEGTGASGPRGWHPPCTPRPLLPGGRPSPPSYEAHMQRVQAAHARRGGPPPYISPPAYNAPHRTLQLRPPRGPRSPPPAPRGRRALRGGWSHTLPRAATEAGHRQHPGMQPSLGGPGAPRHSQTLPRAAAGRERVPGHGRGRRGMGGHVLIDATRVVVRAQYVPPPQRQQVRYAGGSPGPAAPPSSPPAPPKAATPPTAPSPPQESRGSPRSPWRSPGGCGGPRGHAPPRRPALYAQALREAVSRIRRHTAPDSDSEAEGGAGGPRWRRCPDACTYSSSSSSLESAGAPRGAASPSRA; encoded by the exons ATGCTGGGTGGTCCggagcggggcgcggggcgCCTGCGGATCTGCGAGCGGAccaagctgctgctggtggagatCGACACGGTGGCGTGTTGCAGCCCGGCTACCAGCATGGCTGCGGGGTGCCGGCCCGAGCCCCCCTGGACCTACCGCCGCATCGCTGGGGAGTACAC GTACCTGGAGAAGCGCTTCGTGGCGGAGCTGGCCCCCCCCTGGCCCCCGgcaccccctgctcccccctgcCGCCTGCAGGACTTCGCCACCCCGCCCCCCTCAGGGCGTGAGATCCGGCCCCAGACGCCcactgcccgcagccccccaggacAGCTCGAGGGGACAGGGGCCAGCGGACCCCGGGGCTGGCACCCCCCCTGTACACCCCGTCCCCTGCTGCCGGGGGGCAGGCCGAGCCCCCCCAGCTACGAGGCCCACATGCAGCGGGTGCAGGCGGCCCATGCCCGCCGGGGGGGGCCGCCCCCCTACATCTCACCCCCTGCCTACAACGCTCCCCACCGCACCCTGCAGCTCCGGCCCCCCCGGGGAccacgcagcccccccccggccccccggggCCGCAGAGCTTTGCGGGGGGGCTGGAGCCACACGCTGCCCCGGGCGGCCACCGAGGCTGGGCACCGGCAGCACCCCGGGATGCAGCCGTCCTTGGGGGGGCCCGGCGCCCCCCGGCACAGCCAGACCCTGCCCCGTGCGGCAGCCGGCCGGGAGCGGGTCCCGGGGCACGGCAGGGGCCGGCGGGGTATGGGGGGGCACGTCCTCATCGATGCTACCCGCGTGGTGGTCCGGGCCCAGTACGTCCCCCCACCACAGCGGCAGCAGGTCCGCTACGccggggggtccccagggcccGCCGCACCCCCGAGCAGCCCCCCTGCGCCTCCCAAGGCCGCCACCCCCCCGACAGCACCTTCGCCCCCCCAGGAGTCCCGTGGCAGCCCCCGCAGTCCATGGCGGAGCCCGGGTGGCTGTGGGGGTCCCCGGGGCCACGCACCCCCGCGGAGGCCGGCGCTCTACGCCCAGGCGCTGCGCGAGGCCGTGTCCCGCATCCGGCGGCACACGGCACCCGACTCCGACTCGGAGGCGgaggggggtgcgggggggccCCGGTGGCGGCGCTGCCCCGACGCTTGCacctacagcagcagcagcagcagcctggagagcGCCGGAGCCCCCCGGGGGGCTGCCAGCCCCTCCCgtgcctga